A single region of the Desertifilum tharense IPPAS B-1220 genome encodes:
- the folP gene encoding dihydropteroate synthase, which yields MSTSLSSPQPWQVRDRLFEWGKCTYIMGILNVTPDSFSDGGDFYGVENAIAQAQTLIDAGVDIIDIGGQSTRPGSEQISLTEECDRTLPIIHAIRQISEIPISIDTTRAAVAQAAVAAGADIVNDISGGTFDPQMLATVARLGVRAILMHIRGTPQTMQSLTEYDDLMGEIDQFLAERLQASEQAGIARSHLAIDPGIGFAKTYRQNLQLLRQLPAFQHFGVPILVGPSRKSFIGHILNQPNPKQRVWGTAAACTSAIAGGADILRVHDVPQMREVSRVADAIYRDREA from the coding sequence ATGTCTACCTCTTTGAGTTCGCCTCAACCTTGGCAAGTCCGCGATCGCCTGTTTGAGTGGGGAAAATGCACCTATATCATGGGCATTTTAAACGTTACCCCCGATAGCTTTAGCGATGGGGGTGACTTCTATGGAGTAGAAAACGCGATCGCCCAAGCGCAGACCTTAATAGATGCGGGGGTTGATATTATTGATATTGGCGGTCAATCTACCCGACCCGGTAGCGAGCAAATTTCCCTAACGGAAGAATGCGATCGCACCCTCCCCATCATCCACGCCATTCGCCAAATCTCCGAGATTCCCATTTCCATCGATACCACCCGCGCCGCCGTCGCCCAAGCCGCAGTTGCAGCCGGAGCTGATATTGTTAATGATATTTCTGGGGGAACCTTCGATCCTCAGATGCTCGCCACTGTAGCGCGTTTAGGCGTTCGGGCTATTTTAATGCATATTCGCGGTACGCCCCAGACGATGCAAAGCCTAACCGAGTATGATGATTTGATGGGCGAGATTGACCAATTTTTAGCCGAACGCCTCCAAGCCTCAGAACAAGCCGGAATAGCGCGATCGCACCTTGCCATCGATCCGGGTATTGGGTTTGCTAAAACCTACCGCCAAAACCTGCAACTATTGCGCCAGCTTCCCGCCTTTCAGCATTTCGGCGTCCCCATTTTAGTCGGCCCCTCGCGTAAAAGCTTCATCGGCCATATCCTCAACCAACCCAACCCCAAACAACGCGTTTGGGGAACGGCGGCGGCTTGTACGAGTGCGATCGCCGGGGGTGCAGATATCCTGCGGGTTCACGATGTCCCCCAAATGCGGGAAGTCAGTCGCGTCGCCGATGCTATTTATCGCGATCGCGAGGCTTAA